The proteins below come from a single Aegilops tauschii subsp. strangulata cultivar AL8/78 chromosome 6, Aet v6.0, whole genome shotgun sequence genomic window:
- the LOC109755610 gene encoding pollen-specific protein C13 produces MASLRASLLLAAVLCALAASSASASRDLRSRPTQFVVRGRVWCDTCRAGFETPASTFIAGAKVRVECKSRSTGAQTCSFEGHTDHTGTYNIPVADEHEHELCESVLVSSPDTACAKTVAGRERAPVFLNNNNGVASNVHLANALGFEKDTPLAACAQILKMYEEVNDRV; encoded by the exons ATGGCGTCCCTCCGCGCCTCCCTCCTGCTCGCGGCCGTGCTGTGCGCGCTCGCGGCGTCGTCCGCGTCCGCCTCCCGCGACCTCCGCTCGCGCCCCACCCAGTTCGTCGTGCGCGGCCGCGTCTGGTGCGACACCTGCCGCGCCGGATTCGAGACCCCGGCCTCCACCTTCATCGCCG GAGCGAAGGTTAGAGTTGAGTGCAAGTCGAGATCTACTGGGGCCCAGACATGCAGCTTCGAGGGTCACACCGACCACACCGGTACCTACAACATCCCTGTGGCCGACGAGCATGAGCACGAGCTCTGCGAGTCTGTCCTCGTCAGCAGCCCGGACACGGCCTGTGCCAAGACAGTTGCTGGGCGGGAGAGGGCCCCTGTCTTCCTCAACAACAACAACGGCGTCGCGTCCAACGTCCATTTGGCGAATGCTCTGGGGTTTGAGAAGGACACCCCTCTGGCTGCATGCGCGCAGATCCTCAAGATGTACGAGGAGGTCAATGATCGCGTCTGA